The Dehalococcoidia bacterium genome includes a window with the following:
- a CDS encoding sigma 54-interacting transcriptional regulator, with protein MTSEGQARTLGELKQSGYRPLSVKEEMRNNLITRIRNGAQMFDGIYGYEESVVPQLENAILSGQDIIFLGERGQAKSRIIRNLVNLLDEAMPIIAGSELNESPFEPITNASRGRIEQEGDNLEIEWIGRDRRYGEKLATPDITIADLIGEVDPIKVAEGRYLADELTIHYGLIPRTNRGIFCINELPDLAERIQVGLLNIMEERDVQIRGYHIRMPLDVLVVATANPEDYTNRGRIITPLKDRYGAQIRTHYPRNVEHEIDIMEQESSAFEDADYKVSVPHYMKEIVAEITRLARRSPDVNQRSGVSVRASIADYESLLANAMRRSIRLGENDVVPRVSDLPFVIPTISGKVEFETVEDGKEEQIIEKLIQGAVVAVFNRYFNVVDLEDVVTRFKAGLSAEVSDGMSSVQYVELMKSIDGLAKAVAKLDTGENPALVASAMEFVLEGLHLNKRLNKDRIGGRVQYRG; from the coding sequence ATGACGTCCGAAGGCCAAGCACGGACACTCGGCGAACTCAAGCAGTCGGGGTACCGCCCGCTCAGCGTCAAAGAGGAGATGCGCAACAACCTGATCACGCGCATCCGCAACGGCGCGCAGATGTTCGACGGCATCTACGGGTACGAAGAGTCGGTGGTGCCGCAACTCGAGAACGCGATCCTCTCGGGGCAGGACATTATCTTCCTGGGCGAGCGCGGACAGGCGAAGTCGCGCATCATCCGCAACCTTGTGAACCTGCTCGATGAAGCGATGCCGATCATCGCAGGGAGCGAACTGAACGAGAGCCCGTTCGAGCCGATCACAAACGCCAGTCGCGGACGGATCGAGCAGGAGGGCGACAACCTTGAGATCGAGTGGATCGGCCGCGACCGCCGGTACGGTGAGAAGCTCGCGACGCCGGATATCACGATCGCGGACCTGATCGGCGAAGTCGACCCGATCAAGGTCGCCGAAGGACGCTACCTGGCGGACGAGTTGACGATTCACTACGGGCTGATCCCGCGCACGAACCGCGGCATCTTCTGCATCAACGAGTTGCCGGACTTGGCGGAGCGCATCCAGGTCGGACTGCTGAACATCATGGAAGAGCGCGACGTGCAGATCCGCGGCTATCACATCCGCATGCCGCTCGACGTGCTTGTTGTCGCTACGGCGAACCCGGAGGACTACACGAACCGGGGTCGCATCATCACGCCGCTGAAGGACCGCTACGGCGCGCAGATCCGGACGCACTACCCGCGCAACGTCGAGCACGAGATCGACATCATGGAGCAGGAGAGCTCGGCATTCGAGGATGCGGATTACAAGGTCAGCGTCCCGCACTACATGAAGGAGATCGTCGCGGAGATCACGCGACTCGCCCGCCGCAGCCCCGACGTGAACCAGCGGTCCGGCGTATCGGTGCGCGCTTCGATCGCGGACTACGAGAGCCTGCTGGCGAACGCGATGCGGCGCAGCATCCGTCTTGGCGAGAACGACGTGGTGCCGCGGGTGAGCGACCTGCCGTTCGTCATCCCGACGATCAGCGGCAAGGTCGAATTTGAGACGGTCGAAGACGGCAAGGAAGAACAGATCATCGAGAAGCTGATCCAGGGGGCGGTGGTGGCGGTGTTCAACCGCTACTTCAACGTCGTCGACCTGGAGGACGTGGTGACGCGCTTCAAGGCGGGGCTTTCGGCGGAAGTGAGCGACGGCATGAGTTCCGTGCAGTACGTCGAGCTGATGAAGTCGATCGACGGGCTCGCCAAGGCTGTTGCGAAGCTCGATACGGGCGAGAATCCGGCGCTGGTTGCGAGCGCGATGGAGTTCGTGCTGGAGGGGCTGCACCTGAACAAGCGCCTGAACAAGGATCGCATCGGCGGGCGCGTGCAGTACCGTGGGTAA
- a CDS encoding 1-acyl-sn-glycerol-3-phosphate acyltransferase — protein MACYVVFTTLTSQGRKRVHADPGRVREVTRIAEHLGARVTAQYATLGPYDFVTIIEAEDNAAVQLIQSEIAGLGTTRMVVAPAIGMHRFVKLLEMQPYRTEPHRWQTSLWARTLRRTGRHWVMTRHVKRYCKPLNVEGIENLANHKGGAIVIANHSSHFDTPVVLAALPERIRNRIIIAAAADKFYASRKKRTWWYSLFHGTFPVARGGGVKQLEYPLSLLKRKWSLLIYPEGGRSKSGQVQRFKVGPTIMAMQAHVPVIPLYIEGLREVMPKGARKPRPASVSVRIGAPVSVEGVTSVSDGTKMLENAMRELAGMPPHHQPVPAVPDTELAMASASGGGA, from the coding sequence GTGGCGTGTTACGTCGTCTTCACCACCCTGACGTCCCAAGGACGTAAGCGCGTGCATGCCGATCCCGGCCGCGTCCGGGAGGTCACGCGCATCGCCGAGCACCTTGGCGCGCGAGTCACCGCGCAATACGCCACTCTCGGACCGTACGACTTCGTCACGATTATCGAAGCAGAGGACAACGCCGCCGTTCAGCTCATCCAATCCGAGATCGCCGGCCTCGGCACGACGCGCATGGTCGTCGCCCCGGCCATCGGTATGCATCGCTTCGTGAAGCTGCTGGAGATGCAGCCGTATCGTACGGAGCCGCATCGCTGGCAGACGTCGCTATGGGCGCGCACGTTGCGCCGTACCGGACGTCACTGGGTGATGACGCGCCACGTCAAACGCTACTGCAAACCGTTGAACGTCGAAGGCATCGAGAACCTGGCGAATCACAAGGGCGGCGCGATCGTGATCGCCAATCACAGCTCGCACTTCGATACGCCGGTTGTGCTCGCGGCGCTGCCGGAGCGCATTCGCAATCGCATCATCATCGCCGCGGCCGCGGACAAGTTCTATGCCAGCCGCAAGAAGCGCACCTGGTGGTACTCGTTGTTCCATGGCACCTTCCCCGTCGCGCGTGGCGGTGGCGTCAAGCAACTCGAGTACCCGCTGTCGCTGCTCAAGCGAAAGTGGTCGCTCCTGATCTACCCGGAAGGCGGCCGTTCCAAGTCGGGCCAGGTGCAACGCTTCAAGGTCGGCCCCACGATCATGGCCATGCAGGCGCACGTCCCGGTCATCCCCTTGTACATCGAAGGACTGCGCGAAGTCATGCCCAAGGGCGCCCGCAAGCCGCGCCCCGCATCCGTCAGCGTGCGTATCGGCGCGCCGGTCTCCGTCGAAGGCGTCACCTCCGTGTCCGATGGCACGAAGATGCTCGAAAACGCCATGCGCGAACTCGCTGGCATGCCGCCGCATCATCAGCCGGTACCCGCCGTACCCGACACGGAACTCGCCATGGCGAGCGCAAGCGGCGGCGGCGCCTAA
- a CDS encoding AIR synthase related protein: MLAQLLRGIPADPRVLVGPGIGRDAAVIDIGNGRVLVAKTDPITFATELAGWYAVNVNANDIACMGAEPQWMLATALLPDGVADALPSEIFRQLLDACENLGVALVGGHTEVTIGLDRPIVVGAMFGEAARDDIVSGDGIEDGDVVMITKGIAIEGTALLARESADALAMRGVDARTIERARDMLFAPGISVVEDARAVRRAAKPRLMHDPTEGGLATALYEMAEAAERTIRIDLEAVPIFEDTRAICGALGLDPMGLLSSGALLAIIGREHVAAVTSELARVTIDGRIIGTVERGDARVIMGAEESASPLPTFDRDELARFYDVVETDRERVPRKE; encoded by the coding sequence ATGCTTGCGCAACTCCTGCGCGGCATCCCGGCGGATCCGCGCGTGCTTGTCGGACCGGGCATCGGGCGCGATGCGGCGGTGATCGACATCGGCAACGGCCGCGTGCTCGTCGCGAAGACCGACCCGATCACGTTCGCGACGGAGCTGGCAGGTTGGTACGCAGTAAACGTCAATGCAAACGACATCGCGTGCATGGGCGCCGAGCCGCAATGGATGCTGGCGACGGCGCTGCTGCCTGACGGCGTCGCCGACGCACTTCCTTCCGAGATATTCCGCCAGTTGCTGGACGCGTGCGAGAACCTCGGCGTCGCGCTGGTCGGCGGGCACACGGAGGTGACGATCGGGCTCGACCGCCCGATCGTGGTCGGCGCGATGTTCGGGGAGGCCGCGCGCGATGACATCGTGAGCGGGGACGGCATCGAAGACGGAGACGTCGTGATGATCACGAAGGGCATTGCCATCGAGGGCACGGCGCTACTCGCCCGCGAGTCGGCTGATGCGTTGGCGATGCGCGGCGTGGACGCACGGACGATCGAGCGGGCGCGGGACATGCTGTTCGCACCCGGAATCAGCGTCGTCGAGGATGCGCGTGCGGTGCGCCGCGCTGCGAAGCCGCGACTGATGCACGATCCGACGGAGGGAGGCCTGGCGACGGCGCTCTACGAGATGGCGGAGGCGGCGGAACGGACGATTCGCATCGACCTGGAGGCCGTACCGATATTTGAGGACACGCGCGCAATCTGCGGCGCCCTTGGACTCGACCCGATGGGGCTGCTGTCATCGGGGGCGCTGCTGGCGATCATCGGACGCGAGCATGTCGCGGCTGTGACGTCGGAACTGGCGCGGGTTACGATCGATGGAAGAATCATCGGCACGGTCGAACGGGGAGACGCGAGGGTTATAATGGGTGCCGAGGAATCAGCTTCGCCTCTGCCCACGTTTGACCGCGACGAACTGGCGCGGTTCTATGATGTCGTCGAGACGGACCGAGAGAGAGTACCCCGGAAGGAATAG
- a CDS encoding GYD domain-containing protein, producing the protein MATYIMLSTLTDEGRKTLKERPERLQEVNREIEAMGARVLQQYAVLGGYDFVNILEAPDNETVARISVELGARGTVSLTTLPALPVDAFTKMLQRK; encoded by the coding sequence ATGGCCACCTACATCATGCTCAGCACCCTCACCGATGAAGGCCGCAAGACCCTCAAAGAGCGACCCGAGCGCCTCCAGGAAGTCAACCGCGAGATCGAGGCGATGGGCGCGCGCGTCCTGCAGCAGTACGCCGTGCTCGGCGGCTACGACTTCGTGAACATCCTCGAAGCCCCCGACAATGAGACGGTCGCACGCATCTCCGTCGAACTCGGCGCTCGCGGCACCGTCTCGCTCACCACCTTGCCTGCCCTGCCCGTCGATGCGTTCACCAAGATGCTCCAGCGCAAGTAA
- a CDS encoding DUF5615 family PIN-like protein: protein MARLYIDENVGNFASPLRAQGLDVLSVVEDSNRRSRTDAWHFREAVDQRRILITFNRRDFDYLHKLWTTLHALRLVDEPHPGILTATPARNLTPETWLPNLIDRLGSDVIPGRLLRWNPGSGKWQTDQRRSEDA from the coding sequence ATGGCTCGCCTGTACATCGATGAGAACGTAGGCAATTTTGCATCGCCGCTTCGGGCACAGGGCCTCGATGTGCTTTCGGTGGTAGAGGACAGCAACCGTAGGAGTCGCACCGATGCCTGGCATTTTCGCGAGGCCGTCGATCAACGACGAATTCTAATCACGTTCAACCGGCGCGACTTCGATTACCTCCATAAGCTGTGGACGACGCTCCATGCCTTGCGGCTCGTCGATGAACCGCATCCGGGCATCCTGACCGCGACACCGGCACGAAACCTTACTCCAGAAACTTGGTTACCGAACTTGATAGATAGACTCGGATCTGACGTCATTCCCGGCCGCCTGTTACGATGGAATCCTGGCAGCGGTAAGTGGCAAACGGATCAAAGGCGATCTGAAGACGCCTGA
- a CDS encoding HD domain-containing phosphohydrolase: MVSDSSPPRRPVLTLDDLALPVTRRPERLHALTAAELAIGLSQGLDLAEGKPIGHAQRVCYIATSLADRMDISPDQRAGAYFGALLHDIGVTLAASDICRVAGVDEETIFGPMPLRAAEARGPFAFADQHDVADAVHQHCMLGAETVRTLDLADEAASAVLAHHERWDGEGFPHAAAGDATPLEARIVAAADLAEVIIAAEISSLAARRRFPQAVIEYAGTVIDPAVAKTLLALARSDNFWLGLYSEDLAETLNALRGPIDTRRSKKRVMRFAEVFADISDAKGGHTAGHSRRTADGAEKLATALALDPDHTEMIRIGALLHDLGLLGVPARVMSKPDILSITEMQVMRQHPSSSEMILQGLPGFEEVATWIARHHERPDGKGYPEMLAGDDIPLEARIIAVADVYSALVSERPHRGALGSKDAKQILLGAAGTQLDVELARLFCTLI, translated from the coding sequence GTGGTCAGTGACAGCAGCCCCCCGCGCCGGCCCGTCCTCACGCTCGATGACCTGGCCCTGCCGGTCACGCGGCGTCCGGAGCGCCTGCACGCGCTCACCGCCGCCGAACTGGCCATCGGGCTCAGCCAGGGCCTCGACCTTGCCGAGGGCAAGCCCATCGGCCATGCTCAGCGCGTCTGTTACATCGCCACCAGTCTTGCCGACCGCATGGATATCTCGCCCGACCAGCGCGCCGGCGCCTACTTCGGCGCCCTCCTCCACGACATCGGCGTGACGCTCGCCGCGTCCGACATCTGTCGCGTCGCCGGCGTCGACGAGGAGACGATCTTCGGACCGATGCCGCTGCGCGCGGCCGAGGCTCGCGGCCCGTTCGCGTTCGCCGATCAGCACGACGTCGCCGATGCCGTCCACCAGCACTGCATGCTCGGCGCCGAAACGGTGCGCACACTCGATCTCGCCGATGAAGCGGCCTCCGCCGTGCTCGCACACCACGAGCGCTGGGACGGCGAAGGCTTCCCGCACGCCGCCGCCGGCGATGCCACTCCGCTGGAGGCGCGCATCGTGGCTGCCGCCGACCTCGCCGAGGTGATCATCGCCGCGGAGATCAGTTCGCTTGCGGCGCGAAGACGTTTTCCGCAGGCGGTCATAGAGTACGCGGGTACCGTCATCGATCCGGCCGTCGCCAAGACGTTGCTCGCGCTCGCGCGCTCCGACAACTTCTGGCTCGGGCTCTACTCCGAAGACCTGGCCGAGACGCTCAATGCCCTGCGCGGGCCCATCGATACGCGCAGGAGCAAGAAGCGCGTGATGCGCTTCGCCGAAGTGTTCGCCGACATCTCCGACGCCAAGGGCGGCCACACCGCGGGCCACTCCCGACGCACCGCCGACGGCGCCGAAAAACTGGCGACGGCGCTCGCGCTCGATCCCGATCACACCGAGATGATCCGCATCGGCGCCCTGCTGCACGACCTGGGCCTGCTCGGCGTCCCCGCACGCGTTATGTCGAAGCCTGACATCCTGTCTATCACCGAGATGCAGGTGATGCGGCAGCATCCGTCCAGCTCCGAGATGATCCTGCAGGGCCTGCCGGGGTTTGAAGAGGTAGCGACCTGGATCGCCCGTCACCACGAACGCCCCGATGGCAAGGGCTACCCCGAAATGCTCGCCGGCGACGACATCCCCCTCGAAGCGCGCATCATCGCCGTCGCCGATGTCTACTCGGCGCTCGTCAGCGAACGGCCGCACCGCGGCGCGCTCGGCTCGAAGGACGCCAAGCAGATCCTGCTCGGCGCCGCCGGCACCCAGCTCGATGTAGAGCTCGCGCGCCTGTTTTGCACCCTGATCTGA
- a CDS encoding VWA domain-containing protein, protein MVAWRYSEWDGTQEIPPLDPDDVLEALTDDLMNFGDLQHAMRNLLQRGMRDNTGNRLQGLRDLLQQLRQQRRNTLDRFNLSSVMDDIKRQLDELLDMERNTIDRRLQEATGDQPPSDDASSQPQGGQQPSGEQSGQPQGGQPQSGQAQSGQQQQGTPGQPSMSGAQGSQQGGQPGEGGPSQSGQQGGDQDQFAKMLENIANRKKNFLSNLPQDMPGAVKELQNYEFMDPEAQHKFNELMESLKKAMTETFFKDMYNQIANMSPEDMARMKQMVKDLNQMLSDRLAGGEPDFDGFMQKYGDLFGPNPPQSLDELVAQMQSQISQMQNLLDSLPGDMRQQLQELLSDKVGDPELQSELSELASNLEFLSPMRDMRNQYPFRGDEEIDLNQAMRLMDEMQSMDDLERQLERTQYGGDIDDIDEEKLRELLGEEASETLDQLKKFLEILEQSGYIRRKGNNWELTPRGTRKIGQKALGEIYSQLKQDSFGKHAVRDNGRGGERADDTKKYEFGDPFHLALDKTIMNSLRREGPSLPVRLDKDDFEVYRSEQLTQTATVMMVDLSWSMALRGSFQAAKKVALALNNLIRSQFSRDSLYIIGFSAYARELQAEQLPYVRWDESVLGTNMHHALMLAQNLLAKHKNGTRQIIMISDGEPTAHLERGRSYFAYPPSPITIRETLKEVKRATQKGITINTFMLDRNYYLKEFVNQVAKINKGRVFYTTPDKLGQYILVDYVQNKRKNVKGT, encoded by the coding sequence ATGGTCGCCTGGCGATACAGCGAATGGGACGGCACGCAGGAGATTCCGCCGCTCGATCCGGACGACGTGCTGGAAGCGCTCACCGACGACCTAATGAACTTCGGGGACCTGCAACACGCCATGCGCAACCTGCTCCAGCGCGGCATGCGCGATAACACCGGCAACCGGCTGCAGGGCTTGCGCGATCTGCTGCAGCAACTTCGCCAGCAGCGGCGCAATACGCTGGACCGCTTCAATCTCTCGTCGGTGATGGACGACATCAAGCGGCAGCTCGACGAGTTGCTCGACATGGAGCGCAACACGATCGACCGGCGGCTGCAAGAGGCGACCGGCGACCAGCCGCCCTCGGATGACGCATCGTCACAGCCGCAGGGAGGCCAGCAGCCTTCCGGAGAGCAGAGCGGTCAGCCGCAAGGTGGTCAGCCGCAGTCGGGCCAGGCGCAGAGCGGACAACAGCAGCAGGGCACGCCGGGCCAGCCTTCGATGTCGGGCGCGCAGGGTTCGCAGCAGGGCGGCCAGCCGGGTGAAGGCGGACCGTCGCAGTCGGGGCAGCAGGGCGGCGACCAGGACCAGTTCGCGAAGATGCTGGAGAACATCGCGAACCGCAAGAAGAACTTCCTCTCCAATCTGCCCCAGGACATGCCGGGCGCAGTGAAGGAACTCCAGAACTACGAGTTCATGGATCCGGAAGCGCAGCACAAGTTCAACGAGTTGATGGAGTCGTTGAAGAAGGCGATGACGGAGACCTTCTTCAAGGACATGTACAACCAGATCGCGAACATGTCGCCGGAAGACATGGCGCGCATGAAGCAGATGGTCAAGGACCTCAACCAGATGCTCAGCGACCGGCTGGCGGGCGGGGAGCCGGACTTCGACGGGTTCATGCAGAAGTACGGCGATCTGTTCGGGCCGAATCCGCCGCAGTCGCTGGATGAACTCGTGGCGCAAATGCAGTCGCAGATCTCGCAGATGCAGAACCTGCTCGATAGCTTGCCGGGCGACATGCGCCAGCAGTTGCAGGAGTTGCTTTCCGATAAGGTCGGCGATCCGGAGCTGCAGTCGGAGCTTTCGGAGCTGGCGTCCAATTTGGAGTTCCTGTCGCCGATGCGCGACATGCGCAATCAATATCCGTTCCGCGGCGACGAGGAGATCGATCTCAACCAGGCGATGCGGCTGATGGACGAGATGCAGTCGATGGACGACCTGGAGCGTCAGCTCGAGCGCACGCAATACGGCGGCGACATCGACGACATTGACGAGGAGAAGCTGCGCGAGCTGCTCGGGGAAGAAGCGTCGGAGACGCTCGACCAGCTGAAGAAGTTCCTGGAGATCCTGGAGCAGTCCGGCTACATCCGTCGCAAGGGCAACAACTGGGAATTGACGCCGCGCGGCACGCGCAAAATCGGCCAGAAGGCGCTCGGCGAGATCTACTCGCAGCTCAAGCAGGATTCGTTCGGCAAGCACGCCGTGCGAGACAATGGCCGTGGCGGCGAGCGCGCCGACGATACGAAGAAGTACGAGTTCGGCGACCCGTTCCACCTGGCGCTCGACAAGACGATCATGAATTCGCTGCGCCGCGAGGGGCCTTCGCTGCCGGTGCGGCTCGACAAGGACGACTTCGAGGTCTACCGCTCGGAACAGCTGACGCAGACGGCGACCGTGATGATGGTAGACCTCTCGTGGTCGATGGCGCTGCGCGGCTCGTTCCAGGCGGCAAAGAAAGTAGCACTGGCGCTGAACAATCTGATCCGCAGCCAGTTCAGCCGCGACAGCCTGTACATCATCGGGTTTTCGGCGTACGCGCGAGAGCTGCAGGCGGAGCAATTGCCGTACGTGCGCTGGGACGAGTCGGTGCTGGGTACGAACATGCACCATGCGCTGATGCTGGCGCAGAACCTGCTTGCCAAGCACAAGAACGGCACGCGGCAGATCATCATGATCTCCGACGGTGAGCCGACGGCGCACCTCGAGCGCGGACGTTCGTACTTCGCGTATCCGCCGAGCCCGATCACGATCCGCGAGACGCTGAAGGAAGTGAAGCGGGCGACGCAGAAGGGCATCACGATCAACACGTTCATGCTCGACAGGAACTACTACCTGAAGGAGTTCGTGAACCAGGTCGCGAAGATCAACAAGGGGCGCGTCTTCTACACGACTCCGGACAAGCTCGGGCAGTACATCCTGGTCGACTACGTGCAGAACAAGCGCAAGAACGTCAAGGGGACGTAG